The genomic window ccatccagacactggtgggtatgcatcctcacacaagggtttctctatgtcttccctCTCCCAACAAAAAccatgggttggatgcaacttaactgagtggtatacattttttgataccacttcatttggatcgaaggcagcatcttgctcaccacaaggagcaatcgaggccaggtttttgtcgaaattctgtaaagtcacagtgcctgtctctgaaacatatgcactcTGATCTGCTTCTACGTTctcgactaaaccatcttctctccagatgattaatctttggtgcatggttgagggaacagctccaacaccatgtatccattctctacctaataacaaattgtaattaggtttggcagctatgaccataaacaaggtctttcgaactgtactaccaacacaaacttccaactgcactgcccccagggaatgaccagtttttccttcatagttggccaacaccacattgtgggaatgaaggtctgtgtcatagagacctaatttcttcaacatgaagtgaggcatgatattcaccacggctcctccatccactaagactttattgattcccacattattgacttttgccctaatgaacaaagccttcaagtggttctgcattcccagatctggcttttcgaagacagctttttgctcttcaacacaaccattttgcataacataataacacattggcttatgatcagccaaattgagggcttcgaagtcctcttccaattcattgacttcagtaggtatatcatattccagtggcagaatcgacaccacattgaccatgacatcaaaatcggacccctcatccaggagatcatcatcctccatgtcatcctcatcttctgcccctccttgggcattttcagctatgggctcttccaatattatggagagcctctcctttactggcctcttggccatttcaaccttttcagcCTTCTGGGTTGCTACAGccttgcccccagcctcagcctcttttgctgtcaacttttgtttcctctggaaccttcgccactgagtgcgggtcataggattctttcccttatagttattcctataagagtatttgttgacttcagtggcagcattcactgtttccttcccagctaccacttttgaacccttgggttcagatacaatgttcacattaacattgctagagcttccattttccatcatccttcgattaaaagtgacgtactgtccactcacccattggttaacaggtgctctcccagatggtttgaaagtgttttgggggcCTAGCCTCTGAtggatcgaaaggcctttggtaATAGGCTTTCCCCAGTTGGCCCCTTTGTAAGGCCAAGCTTTTTGATTTGGCCTAgattttggccattttctcttgttttcagcataaggtacaacactttgaaggcctgcagtagcctctttgtcacacacagcactgcatctagggcaaagcatcacttcagcattcttcagcttgcacctatttaggaagtccaccaattcttcctcagcattggggtatacctcacgtaccctcttttcatactcctcttcaggcacagccttgattggagcagcagcgtctatcacttcaaccatgttgcagtcatagacttcgacataggtagcgTCTGCAGGTGGCAAGGGATCtgaatctaccttcattggaggctttgccttatcagcatacttcagccttccttcattcagcgctttttgcaccaaatccctgaaaacaacacattgataagttttatgtcccaaataattatgaaacttacaataacctcttttctttctttgttctattggtggtattttcatatcttttggcacaataatttggccgtcagtcaccaataaatcaaaaatctcatcacatttagtgatgtcgaaagtataagtcttcgtaacaaacttatcattttttggttcgataggattttttccattcgacggcctcaacaatttgcaagtgtaaggaggcccaggctttaattcagccacattaatatcactatcatcgaaatctaagtattcatcactcatttcataatcaatttcattatcataggaatcaacaaaacctatttctttctttttctgaaacttagaatttctaactttttcagcttttaacctttcgatttgtctcactctgtcagccaactgtgacatgtctcgaaggtattgggtatccaatttctttcgaattgaataatctaacccaccagcagccatttccactagctcgtgttcaggcacttgagtaaagcacctggatttcagcaaacgaaacctatttaaatagtcatcaattgactcttggtttttcctttttacactggctaactctttcagacttatcttggtttggcccatataaaattgctcgtggaaaatcctttccaattgggcccaactattgatcgaattgggaggcaaagttgtaaaccaagtaaatgcattcttggtaagcgaattaggaaaatacttcattcgcaaattttcattattcgccaaattcccagactcagctagatacctggcaatatgttctacggttgacTCATTAGTGTCCCCGGCAAACTTAGTAtattttgggactttccaacctcttggtaactcggtttgcagcacatattcagtgaaggcagagacaaagtttggccttcgacaacccgtgtttaggccgttttgggccaaaatcgtttcgaccatgttagccaaattgtgttggccaagcaaattattgttttgcacctctcgcactacctcgtcaggatcctggttcctcctaaccattaccactggatggttctgatgtaccacttgtggatttgggttcataacaggagggttttgatttactaattgaggcatttgattaacctcgtgaggataataggtttcctcttgtacaactggtgtaggtgttgggttaggaactgtttcagtagccacataggttggcctttgctgcactggagtcgaagacattgcaggtagtattacttgtggagtaatgggatttactctaggaggtggtgggggtgtcccaaaaaaatctgcaattcgactcatttgaaatgccaacatttgataactctcgttggtattctgaattaatggattaaacacagtacccatttgttgtgttaagagattaaccatttcatggttgctctcatccatttgttgtctcaaagacaacacagaTGCAGTCGTTAAGGGTGTGGGAGTTACCCTTGACGAAGTATACCTATCAGGTTCGAAACTTGGCATCCCTAAACCAAGtgtagggggaggcccatacataaaaccctgacctgatggtggtttcgaacgtccaaaaccagcagttacggacggaattgccatagttggaattggcaaagttggaataacatcatgcacagtcgaaatggttggactggagaatattggaacattcactaactcagatgttaccaaactttgtgtaggtggatcgactccaccactcgaacttgcttcgctactcatcgcactagaatttggagttttactaggattagatttctgagtagttttaaccataacctaacttatcatcagttatatgcaagtaacaagttttttattccacaatataaaaataaacacaactttaacaaacacaaaacccgtcccactgggcgtgccaatttgtttacgttggaatttggtaaacaaccgctagtttaagtatttaaactcgcgagatcaactagtaaatctcaggacaattttgtgtttattcgtttcaagaaaactgtttgaaggttcgtttgaataaggaaacgaacacttaggaattaaaatattttaaagcatacaagagaaactaattcgaatcgcctcgaagtagcagtttctcaagcaagtatctggattcagacttagaaaaaattactggaaaacaaattgcattgcattgaatgaaaaacaattacaaataaagatggttcacaaaacatacatttctccttcgaattccgttcgttcgatcgctgagtacttagaatttttagagaggatgtttgtataaattttgtgacccttgttcagaatgaaaaactactataaatactactactaagtggtaactgtttcttgatcatctggacgctccttcatttgccacgtcgaccacgttctccactttcatctttcatttcttcagcgcgcgccaagaccttttgggccgttcgttgttccttctttgggcttggcccaactctccATCGGTTCAATTTCGCGCTTTCGATAGCTTCCTGGCAGAACCAAAATTGGACGTATTATCCATGTCTTTCGAAGCGCTTTTTGGCTTCGACCTAGTTGGCTTTCGACGCcacctttgaaagttttattttaacaatatcacctccaaataaatgttggacccaccaattatatttaattgataaataccaaatttatatccaacacaCTCGTAGCACTAAATTTAGCCAGCACATTCAATGTCTTTTCTCAAGGTATGGTAAAGAAAATCATCCAAGTAAGAGAGGGAGAACTTCCTAATGAGAGATAGAACAGTCGCTTAAGGCAAAAACTTATAATTGTAATCATCTACAATCAAATTTAAAGCGTGGACTCAAATTACAAAATAATAGCGAACTACTACATTAATATTATCACAAATATCGGAGGGAAGCCAAATATTCTGCATAGTATAAATTGACATGGCAGTCACCACATTTTTGGCTAAAGTGACGAATCAACTTTGCTAAAGACATTCATCTTTCAACCAATCTACCATTAATCTTATCCAATATAAGATTACCTAATTGCACTCGAATCCAAGGTTAATGAGAACAATCAATTTCATCAATTCAAGCATTGCGGCAAACTTCATAATTAAAGACGCACTTTCTACCAAATTAATGAGAAAAATTGTGACAGGAATTAAGTAtagtttaatagtttattttaaataaatagtttattttatgttatttactcttTTAGCCTTGAGAGTTGTATTTAAAGGTCTTGTGCCTCATTTGAAAGAAATGAATCAATATTCAACAAATTATCTTCTTCTCTAAACACAACTCTCAATTTATCTTTGCATAATCTCACTTGTACCGAATTCTATTCAATTCATTAGAATTCCTACTTTGAGACTTGATTCTATCGGTTTCGTCCCTAAAATCTAATTTATCGGTTACAATTGGTAATATAAAGCATGAATTCTAAATTTGatccaaatttatttattttataattttttatttatttaagttatAACTATATGAATCAAACCCCGACTCATATTTGTATCACTTATcaacctaaaaaaattaatgtgagaaatatttgaattttttaccCAATTCACGTTGTTTCCCGAATATCAAAATAACTATGAAGTCATAATAAAGCAAACATTTGATTTTAGATGGTATATTATATTTACAgaaatatatgtatattattGTACAGttattaatatcttataaaatatCGATCGATTCTCTTTCTGTTACTTTTAATTGTAtaacttaatatattttattgtactATTTTCTATCGATTAATTATTGTTCTAGttcttgtaaattttttttttttattgttctaGTTCTGAagtgataaatttatttttagaacAAATATAGAAGAACTAAAAATGTTAGACCAAAATTTGGTATTATTCtagatatatattttatatttttattttcataataataataatatattttatttccttttctcataattttttttataatatgaaAAGAactaaattttctcttatataaaaaaaaaagctaaattttcccacttaaaataaaataattattaaaaagaaataaacccTAAGACAATGACACGTGGGAAGATGAAGGAGCAAGTATTTCCAAATTCCTCATTAGGTTGATTGATGATGATTTATAGCAGGAAGAGTAAAAAGAGGAGGCGACTCCGACTCACAATAACAGTTTCTTTCCTCACTCCGACTCCCAACAATTTctcaactctttttttttttctttttctttcactcattcaacacaacacaacacaacacaaagtTTTAATTATGATGATATCTCAAAATTAGGATTCAATTCAATTGAATTCATCAGCATTGTAATTAACTTTCTTCAGATTCAATTCTCACCATGATGAAAAAACAGAGAaaatcatcttcatcttcaccaCTCTGGTCAGAATCTGAGATAGAAATCGCCGAAATCATTCGTGATTTATACTGTATCTCTTTGTTAAGCAGTATACCATTCACTTGGGGATGCAAAAGAAAGAGATCCGCAATTCAAAACACTCCTTCCGCCGCCCTTCTACCTCGTCCTTCAAAAACCATCGCCGTCAAAACTGAAGCTCCGAGTCCTGAAACCCCTCTTTCGTTTCCAGCTACTGAATCAGATGATAAACCTAAAcattcaaaaaagaaaacttcTCTCAAAAAGGTATTcgattttttcttattttcgaTTTTTCTTGCCCTCTTTCTGGATTTGTATAATGCCTTGGTTTCTCAGttttaggttttttgtttttttgtgataAAAGGAAAAAGATGAGTCTCTTCAAACTATACAAAAGTTGACTAAATCCAAATCATCACTCAATCAagtaagtttattttttttcatgatttttttcagtcatttttaatttagttttattatattttgtttttcttatagctttttaattaattaatgtttggAATTTAAATAGGAGATAgaaaaagtgcaacaacactaTGATCGGCTGATGAGTATCAATTTGAAGTTGAAAGTAAGGAAGCAACAGGTATTTTcgatttttcaattttcatagtattaaattaaatattaattttgagttgattttaggattttgtttgttttttgtttttgtttattgaaTTGGATTATGAAAATTATGTAAATGAAAATTGCCATTTATTTGCAGCTACTATGTAATAATAGTAAAGAACCCAAAAGTGAATTGAAAACCCTCAATTTGGAAATTGACCAGAAACTGAAAGTGCAGTTGGAAAATCAATCAAATGGTTCAGTCAACCTTTCAAAATCAACGGCTGAAAATGAAGAGCACGGTAAGAATCAGCAACACCAACAGCAACTAATTCAAATGTTTCCCAGTCATGAAACGGTGTCGTTGGCAGTggcatcttcttcttcttctccttcttctgtTACATTGGGCCGTACAATGAATAATGGCCCAATAGCTCTTCCTGATCTGAACTTACCAACGGAAGAGTTGATGAACGTGGCCTCTTTTCAACCGTTTGATGAAGCAACTACATCAGATAGAGCTATTGTAGCGGCTCAGGCTAGGCATAGAAGACTTGAGATTTTTAGGTTAAAGAAACCTTTTGGAAACAATAGCAAACAACATCAATGttgatgtttattttatttcatttttgtttaatCTCTTTTTTAGAAATTCAAAGGTGGATATTGGTTATTACTAGTTAGTACTAGTTACTAGTATTTGCTTGGTGGCAAAGGAAATTTTTTTGTGCAGTTTAAAACTATTGTTATTGTGGTTACTGAAGTGGTAAGTACATATTTAAGGATATATGGTTGGTGGAATTatgtcaaaaattatttttggagAAAATCTTATAATAACGTTTTGAGATTCCTAATTTTGTGAAAATTTGAATTAGATTCGGAAGCAATTGCACTAATTTTAGTATAGTGATTCTTATGACAATGTGATTACTTTTCACCAACAAAATACATTTcattggtataaaaaaaattatctctgGTTTTGGCGCAACAATACTAGAAAGCATTTGACTCTAGTGCAAATTATTATAAAGCTTATGATTTTTGGATTGGGAGGTAGTTATAAGTACCGTGAAGTAAATTCTGTTGCGGATGTATGGGCGAATTTAGCGTGTGATGATAACAGTCAGTTGATAGTTTATAATAGTTGTCCTATTTTAGTTAGAACTTTTTTTCAAGTTGGTTTTCTTTGAGTTTCAACTCCTCGACTAATATCGATGTATTTTTTTCCggtaaattatttattaaagaCCTTCAATCCTGCCATGCTACTTAGGTCACATAATACTGCTCGGCATTTAAGTGACGAACGTGTTAAAATTCCTTACTTTTTGAACCGGT from Trifolium pratense cultivar HEN17-A07 linkage group LG1, ARS_RC_1.1, whole genome shotgun sequence includes these protein-coding regions:
- the LOC123924543 gene encoding uncharacterized protein LOC123924543, encoding MMKKQRKSSSSSPLWSESEIEIAEIIRDLYCISLLSSIPFTWGCKRKRSAIQNTPSAALLPRPSKTIAVKTEAPSPETPLSFPATESDDKPKHSKKKTSLKKEKDESLQTIQKLTKSKSSLNQEIEKVQQHYDRLMSINLKLKVRKQQLLCNNSKEPKSELKTLNLEIDQKLKVQLENQSNGSVNLSKSTAENEEHGKNQQHQQQLIQMFPSHETVSLAVASSSSSPSSVTLGRTMNNGPIALPDLNLPTEELMNVASFQPFDEATTSDRAIVAAQARHRRLEIFRLKKPFGNNSKQHQC